From a region of the Pseudomonadaceae bacterium SI-3 genome:
- a CDS encoding pyrroloquinoline quinone biosynthesis protein PqqE, whose product MAKAGSALRLDGNGNPVWLLLELTYQCPLQCVFCSNPRNFADYRQDELSTTEWIDVMAQARAMGAMQIGFSGGEPTLRKDLETLVAEADRMGYYTNLITSGIGLTEARLRVLKDAGLRHIQLGFQSTDRDVARELAGVDAWERKLRMARLIKSMDFPMVLNVPITRQNIAQVPDIIEFAVELGVEYLELANVQYYNWALLNRDALMPTHAELQKAEDEVRKARERFGDRLTIFFVIPDYYEGRPKACMNGWGAIHVTIAPNGNVLPCSQASTFKDLAFPNVRQQRLEQIWHDSPVFNLYRGDTWMPEPCRSCDDKEKDFGGCRCQALLLTGNGANTDPACSKSPHHQLIRQAVELAQDATRPQGTLIARQASQGVELETAP is encoded by the coding sequence ATGGCAAAGGCTGGATCCGCGCTAAGGCTTGATGGCAACGGCAACCCCGTCTGGCTGCTGCTCGAGCTGACCTATCAGTGCCCGCTGCAATGCGTGTTCTGCAGCAATCCACGCAACTTCGCCGATTACCGCCAAGACGAGCTGAGCACCACCGAGTGGATCGATGTAATGGCCCAGGCCCGCGCCATGGGTGCGATGCAGATCGGCTTCTCGGGCGGCGAGCCCACGCTGCGCAAGGACCTCGAAACGCTGGTCGCCGAGGCTGACCGCATGGGCTACTACACCAACCTGATCACTTCCGGCATCGGCCTGACCGAGGCGCGCCTGCGCGTCCTGAAGGATGCCGGGTTGCGCCACATCCAGCTCGGTTTTCAGTCCACCGACCGTGACGTGGCGCGTGAACTGGCCGGTGTCGACGCCTGGGAGCGCAAACTGCGCATGGCGCGGCTGATCAAGTCAATGGACTTCCCCATGGTGCTCAACGTACCGATCACCCGGCAGAACATCGCTCAGGTGCCGGACATCATCGAGTTCGCCGTCGAACTGGGAGTCGAGTACCTCGAGCTGGCGAACGTGCAGTACTACAACTGGGCGCTGCTCAACCGCGACGCGCTGATGCCGACCCATGCCGAACTGCAGAAAGCCGAAGATGAGGTGCGCAAGGCACGCGAGCGGTTCGGTGATCGCCTGACCATCTTCTTCGTCATCCCCGACTATTACGAAGGTCGTCCCAAGGCGTGCATGAACGGCTGGGGCGCGATTCACGTCACCATCGCGCCAAACGGCAACGTGCTGCCCTGCTCCCAGGCCAGCACCTTCAAAGACCTCGCCTTCCCCAACGTGCGGCAGCAACGACTGGAGCAGATCTGGCACGACTCGCCGGTGTTCAACCTCTACCGTGGCGACACCTGGATGCCAGAACCCTGCCGCAGCTGTGACGATAAGGAAAAGGATTTCGGCGGGTGCCGCTGCCAGGCGCTGCTGCTGACCGGCAACGGCGCCAACACCGATCCGGCCTGCAGTAAATCCCCACATCACCAGCTGATTCGCCAGGCCGTTGAATTGGCGCAGGATGCCACGCGCCCGCAAGGCACGCTGATCGCCCGACAGGCCAGTCAGGGGGTGGAACTTGAAACTGCCCCATGA
- a CDS encoding 3-phosphoserine/phosphohydroxythreonine transaminase, whose protein sequence is MACISSEPTERYSFAAGPAMLPSAVLTQIQNELPDWNHSGFSLLEQPFTSPAFKQLMAETEQNLRKLLSVPHNYRVLFVQGGASAQFGLVPLNLLQPGQSADYLESGHWGRKAIVEARRHSPVNVIASGAADGFSALPKREYWQLDPHAGYCHITSNETGNGLQLREFPEVPVPLVADMTSDFLTRPIPVERFGLIYASAQKNFGIAGLCLLIVREDLLRSPQRGLPAVFSYKVQAEQQSRFNTPPTFALYVAALMLRWIEDQGGLAVMAAHAREKSQRLYRCIEAGSFYRCRQQAADRSSVNVCFELADARLLQPFLADAERNGLFYLQGHSHVGGVRASLYNAMPLAGVDRLVAFMRDFESRHG, encoded by the coding sequence ATGGCCTGCATCTCTTCTGAGCCGACCGAGCGCTACAGTTTTGCCGCCGGCCCGGCAATGCTGCCGAGTGCAGTGCTAACGCAGATTCAGAATGAATTGCCGGACTGGAACCACAGCGGCTTCTCCTTACTTGAACAACCGTTCACCAGCCCCGCGTTCAAGCAGCTGATGGCCGAAACCGAACAGAACTTACGCAAGCTGCTGTCGGTTCCTCACAACTATCGGGTGCTCTTTGTTCAAGGTGGCGCCTCGGCGCAGTTCGGCCTGGTGCCGCTCAACCTGCTGCAGCCCGGGCAGAGCGCCGACTATCTCGAGAGTGGCCACTGGGGGCGCAAAGCGATTGTCGAGGCGCGTCGACATTCCCCGGTCAATGTCATCGCCAGCGGTGCGGCAGATGGCTTCAGCGCCCTGCCGAAGCGGGAATACTGGCAGCTCGATCCTCACGCCGGTTATTGCCACATCACTAGCAACGAAACTGGAAACGGGCTTCAGCTACGCGAATTTCCAGAAGTGCCGGTGCCGCTGGTGGCTGACATGACGTCGGACTTTCTTACCCGGCCCATTCCGGTAGAGCGCTTCGGCCTGATCTACGCCAGCGCTCAGAAGAACTTCGGCATCGCCGGGCTCTGTCTACTGATCGTGCGCGAGGATCTTTTGCGATCACCGCAGCGTGGCCTCCCAGCGGTATTCAGCTACAAGGTACAGGCCGAGCAACAGAGCCGCTTCAACACGCCACCGACCTTCGCCCTGTATGTCGCTGCGTTGATGCTGCGCTGGATCGAGGATCAGGGCGGACTCGCCGTAATGGCAGCACATGCGCGCGAAAAGAGTCAGCGGTTATACCGCTGCATTGAGGCTGGAAGCTTCTACCGCTGCCGCCAACAGGCCGCGGATCGCTCGAGCGTCAATGTCTGCTTTGAACTGGCAGATGCGCGATTGCTCCAGCCCTTTCTTGCCGATGCAGAGCGCAACGGCCTGTTTTATCTGCAGGGGCACAGCCATGTTGGCGGCGTCCGCGCCAGTCTTTACAACGCCATGCCTCTGGCGGGAGTGGATCGACTGGTCGCCTTCATGCGTGATTTCGAGAGCCGTCATGGCTAA
- a CDS encoding branched-chain amino acid ABC transporter substrate-binding protein has translation MRRLMICSFLLVLAATANAAQPIRLGLNYPSTGNYKSEGLELRRGALLAIETLNRQGGVLGRPLELISRNTAAREEKARANIEKFAAEGAAMAFGGATSEEAIAAGQRARELGLLFFPTLGYANAITGHDGQRYLFRETNSAWMSARVLGEYLSWHLPNRRYHYVSLDDNWGHSMEQALREATRSRDRARHGFSRISARGAHHEEYLAALKKAASSDADVLVIVLLGQDLVQTMRLAHDLKLDQRMQIIVPNLTGSIVEQAGPQVMEHVIGTAAWTWRVPALVKSEQGQAFVDAYIAQHQRYPDSTAASAYAIVQQWAAAAQRAGSLHSEKIIKALEDHRYSLLKDEQYWRSFDHQNVQSIYAVRVRSRSEIMQDRFKQDYFNIIHRMDGEAAAPSLDEWQEERGDELSLR, from the coding sequence ATGCGCCGCCTGATGATCTGCAGCTTCCTGTTGGTATTGGCCGCCACTGCCAACGCCGCCCAGCCGATTCGGCTGGGCTTGAATTACCCAAGCACCGGTAACTACAAAAGCGAAGGTCTGGAGCTTCGCCGCGGCGCCTTGCTCGCTATCGAGACCCTCAATCGACAGGGCGGCGTACTGGGCCGGCCGCTCGAGCTGATCAGCCGCAACACGGCCGCCCGCGAAGAGAAGGCGCGAGCCAACATCGAAAAATTCGCGGCCGAGGGCGCCGCGATGGCATTCGGCGGCGCTACCAGCGAAGAGGCCATAGCCGCCGGCCAGCGCGCCCGCGAGCTGGGCCTGCTGTTCTTCCCCACGCTGGGTTACGCCAACGCAATCACCGGACACGACGGCCAGCGTTACCTGTTTCGTGAAACCAACAGTGCCTGGATGAGTGCGCGCGTGCTTGGCGAGTACCTCAGCTGGCACCTGCCGAACCGCCGCTACCACTACGTCAGCCTCGACGACAACTGGGGCCACAGCATGGAGCAGGCACTGCGCGAAGCCACCCGCAGCCGTGACCGAGCACGCCATGGATTCTCGCGGATCAGCGCCAGGGGTGCGCACCATGAGGAGTACCTCGCAGCGCTGAAAAAAGCCGCCTCCAGCGACGCGGATGTATTGGTCATCGTCTTGCTCGGCCAGGATCTGGTGCAGACCATGCGTCTGGCGCATGACCTCAAGCTCGACCAGCGGATGCAGATTATCGTGCCCAACCTGACCGGCAGCATCGTCGAGCAGGCCGGCCCGCAGGTAATGGAGCATGTCATTGGCACGGCAGCCTGGACCTGGCGCGTTCCTGCGCTGGTTAAAAGCGAACAGGGCCAAGCATTCGTCGATGCCTATATCGCTCAGCATCAGCGCTACCCGGACAGTACTGCCGCCTCGGCCTACGCCATCGTTCAGCAATGGGCCGCAGCCGCTCAGCGCGCGGGCAGTCTGCACAGCGAAAAGATCATCAAGGCGCTGGAAGATCACCGCTACAGCCTGCTCAAGGACGAACAGTACTGGCGCAGCTTCGACCATCAGAATGTACAGAGCATCTATGCGGTACGGGTCCGCTCGCGTAGCGAAATCATGCAGGACAGGTTCAAGCAGGATTACTTCAACATCATCCATCGCATGGACGGCGAAGCGGCGGCCCCGAGCCTTGACGAGTGGCAGGAGGAACGCGGTGACGAGCTGAGCTTGCGCTAG
- a CDS encoding phosphoserine aminotransferase: MAKPNSVRTISSRLAQRLAMDLCCLACHFSTYQANQPVTVMGLPFPSPLGIAAGFDRYSRLGRRAALLGFGFNEVGSLTADGLARLSPVKHGQARLGLNLTLDASQSWTETCALLQTAWPLADYLVLNLIGPASVRLVQDPDRLHRLLSLLRHQQHALNTAGNRSVPLLAKLRCLPEQVPEYLTEVLLELGFDGLIAAHDPGPPATRQRYRAWQDDRQQMQACMQIEQLHRLCGTDLALISVGGVQTAGHLQARLDAGAQLIQVHGALMRQGPWLARRLCG; this comes from the coding sequence ATGGCTAAGCCGAACAGTGTCCGGACAATCAGCAGCCGTCTGGCGCAAAGGCTCGCGATGGACCTTTGCTGCTTGGCATGTCACTTCTCGACTTATCAAGCCAATCAACCGGTCACGGTAATGGGCCTGCCGTTCCCCTCGCCGTTAGGTATCGCCGCAGGATTCGACCGTTACAGCAGGCTCGGTCGCCGCGCGGCGTTGCTGGGCTTTGGTTTCAATGAAGTGGGCAGCCTGACGGCAGATGGTCTCGCCAGGCTGTCGCCTGTAAAGCATGGTCAAGCACGTCTAGGCCTGAACCTGACTCTGGACGCCAGCCAATCTTGGACTGAGACCTGCGCCCTGCTACAGACTGCCTGGCCGCTCGCGGACTATCTGGTGCTCAATCTGATCGGCCCTGCCAGCGTCCGGCTGGTCCAAGACCCTGATCGGTTGCACCGACTGCTCTCGCTGTTGCGACATCAGCAACACGCGCTGAACACAGCGGGAAATCGCAGTGTGCCCCTGCTCGCAAAGTTGCGTTGCCTGCCGGAACAGGTGCCTGAGTACCTAACCGAAGTGCTGCTGGAGTTGGGTTTCGACGGCTTGATCGCTGCGCATGACCCAGGGCCGCCAGCGACACGGCAGCGTTACCGCGCCTGGCAGGATGACCGTCAACAGATGCAAGCCTGCATGCAGATCGAACAGTTGCACCGACTGTGCGGCACCGATCTGGCGTTGATCTCGGTCGGAGGAGTACAGACCGCAGGCCACCTCCAGGCGCGCCTCGACGCAGGGGCCCAGCTTATCCAGGTGCATGGAGCCCTGATGCGTCAGGGGCCATGGCTTGCTCGGCGGCTATGCGGATGA
- a CDS encoding PQQ-dependent dehydrogenase, methanol/ethanol family, with amino-acid sequence MKHTGLRKPFALTALCAAMAVSSVSAWAVTDQEILDDAKSTDQIVTNGLGLQGQRYSTLDALNTENVSQLRPVWGFSLGGEKQRGQEAQPLIKDGVMYVTGSYSRVFAIDARTGKELWQYDARLPDGIMPCCDVINRGVALYDDLVIFGTLDAKLVALNKDTGKVVWKKTVADYKAGYSISAAPMVVKGKLITGLAGGEFGVVGMIQAFDPKNGELLWSRPTVEGHMGYVMKDGKKVDNGISGGEAGKTWPGDLWKTGGAAPWLGGYYDADTDSLLFGTGNPSPWNSHLRPGDNLYSSSRLALDPDDGSIKWHFQSTPHDGWDYDGVNELISFDYQDGGKTIKAAGTADRNGFFYVLDRTNGKFIRGFPFVDKITWAKGLDKDGRPIYDDANRPGAPGDADKGKSVTVAPSFLGGKNWMPMAYSQDTGLFYVPSNEWAMDIWNEGVAYKKGAAYLGAGFTIHPLNEEYIGVLRAIDPKTGKEVWRYKNYAPLWGGVLATKGNLVFTGNPEGFLMAFNAKTGEKVYEFNTGSGVIGSPVTWEMDGEQYVSVLSGWGGAVPLWGGEVAKRIKDFNQGGMVWTFKLPKEQVVAKR; translated from the coding sequence ATGAAGCACACCGGTCTTCGCAAGCCCTTCGCCCTGACAGCGCTTTGCGCCGCCATGGCCGTGTCCAGCGTGTCGGCATGGGCAGTCACCGATCAGGAAATCCTCGATGACGCCAAGTCCACCGATCAGATCGTTACTAACGGCCTGGGGCTGCAAGGCCAGCGCTACAGCACACTCGATGCACTGAACACTGAGAACGTCAGCCAGCTGCGCCCGGTTTGGGGTTTTTCCCTGGGGGGTGAAAAACAACGTGGCCAGGAAGCGCAGCCGCTGATTAAAGATGGTGTGATGTACGTCACCGGCTCCTACTCGCGCGTATTTGCGATCGACGCCCGTACCGGCAAGGAACTGTGGCAGTACGACGCCCGCCTGCCGGACGGCATCATGCCTTGCTGTGACGTGATCAACCGTGGCGTGGCGCTGTATGACGACCTGGTGATCTTCGGCACGTTGGATGCCAAGCTGGTCGCGCTGAACAAGGACACCGGCAAGGTCGTCTGGAAAAAGACCGTCGCTGACTACAAGGCTGGCTACTCGATTTCTGCCGCGCCGATGGTGGTAAAAGGCAAGTTGATCACTGGCCTGGCCGGCGGTGAGTTCGGCGTAGTCGGCATGATCCAGGCGTTCGACCCCAAGAATGGTGAGTTGCTGTGGTCCCGTCCGACCGTCGAAGGTCACATGGGCTACGTGATGAAGGATGGCAAAAAGGTCGATAACGGCATCTCTGGCGGCGAAGCCGGTAAAACCTGGCCGGGCGATCTTTGGAAGACCGGCGGTGCAGCGCCTTGGCTGGGTGGCTACTACGACGCAGACACCGATTCGCTGCTGTTCGGTACCGGCAACCCCTCACCGTGGAACTCGCACCTGCGCCCAGGCGACAACCTGTATTCGTCTTCGCGTTTGGCGCTGGACCCGGACGACGGCTCGATCAAGTGGCACTTCCAGTCTACGCCGCATGACGGCTGGGACTATGACGGTGTCAACGAACTGATCTCCTTCGACTACCAGGATGGTGGTAAGACCATCAAGGCCGCTGGTACCGCGGACCGTAACGGCTTCTTCTACGTGCTCGATCGGACCAACGGCAAATTCATTCGCGGCTTCCCGTTCGTGGACAAGATCACCTGGGCCAAGGGTTTGGATAAGGATGGACGTCCGATCTATGACGACGCCAACCGTCCTGGCGCACCAGGCGATGCGGACAAGGGCAAGTCCGTGACTGTTGCGCCGTCTTTCCTCGGCGGTAAGAACTGGATGCCAATGGCGTACAGCCAGGACACCGGACTGTTCTACGTGCCGTCTAACGAATGGGCCATGGACATCTGGAACGAAGGCGTCGCCTACAAGAAAGGCGCGGCTTACCTGGGCGCTGGCTTCACTATCCACCCGCTGAACGAGGAATACATTGGCGTGCTTCGCGCCATTGACCCGAAAACCGGCAAGGAAGTCTGGCGTTACAAGAACTACGCGCCACTGTGGGGCGGCGTTCTGGCAACCAAGGGCAACCTGGTGTTCACCGGTAACCCGGAAGGCTTCCTGATGGCGTTCAACGCCAAGACGGGTGAGAAGGTCTACGAGTTCAACACCGGCTCCGGCGTGATCGGTTCTCCGGTTACCTGGGAAATGGATGGCGAACAGTACGTATCGGTCCTTTCTGGCTGGGGCGGTGCAGTTCCACTGTGGGGTGGCGAGGTTGCCAAGCGCATCAAAGACTTCAACCAGGGCGGCATGGTCTGGACCTTCAAACTGCCGAAGGAGCAGGTAGTCGCCAAGCGCTGA
- the pqqD gene encoding pyrroloquinoline quinone biosynthesis peptide chaperone PqqD — protein MTATSISPLSCYEIRSPFLFRWEESQQAHVLLYPEGIVKLNATGGEILKRCDGKTRVVELIEQLAQSYNASDIDAIRNGVLNFLEVSHGKGWIRAKA, from the coding sequence ATGACCGCAACAAGTATTTCGCCGCTGAGCTGCTATGAGATTCGCTCGCCCTTTCTGTTTCGCTGGGAAGAATCGCAGCAAGCGCACGTACTGCTCTATCCCGAGGGCATCGTCAAGCTGAACGCCACCGGTGGAGAGATATTGAAGCGCTGCGACGGCAAGACCCGTGTCGTTGAGCTAATCGAGCAATTGGCCCAAAGCTACAACGCATCCGATATCGACGCGATCCGTAACGGTGTCCTGAATTTCCTGGAGGTATCTCATGGCAAAGGCTGGATCCGCGCTAAGGCTTGA